The Brachionichthys hirsutus isolate HB-005 chromosome 1, CSIRO-AGI_Bhir_v1, whole genome shotgun sequence genome has a window encoding:
- the ss18l2 gene encoding SS18-like protein 2, translating into MSIVFVPKKLRGRAKINQETIHRLLEENDQLIRCITEYMQKGRAVECVQYQQILHRNIVYLATIADASPDSVTPSNPASTPAVNGHAGT; encoded by the exons ATGTCCATTGTCTTTGTACCGAAGAAACTACGAGGAAGAGCGAAAATTAACCAAGAGACGATCCACAGG ctgctggaggagaacgaCCAGTTAATTCGATGCATCACGGAATACATGCAGAAAGGACGCGCCGTGGAGTGTGTGCA ATACCAACAGATCCTGCACCGCAACATCGTCTACCTGGCAACCATCGCTGATGCCAGCCCGGACAGCGTGACGccttcaaat CCGGCCTCGACTCCAGCTGTAAACGGCCATGCCGGGACGTGA